The proteins below are encoded in one region of Amycolatopsis magusensis:
- a CDS encoding FMN-binding protein encodes MKKTIPVLLLTAGGFIWLWQYEPTPHTETAVVAQAEAPAPAAGSATRTLTGTEVAAGRHGIVQVQVVLTDGSITEVQVLRAPATKPTEEALPTLREEALSAQSADIDTVSGATMTSEAYAESLQAALDAKGA; translated from the coding sequence ATGAAGAAGACCATTCCCGTGCTGCTGCTCACCGCCGGTGGGTTCATCTGGCTGTGGCAGTACGAACCCACCCCGCACACCGAAACCGCCGTGGTGGCCCAAGCCGAGGCACCCGCCCCGGCCGCCGGTTCGGCGACGCGCACGCTGACCGGGACCGAGGTCGCCGCCGGCCGCCACGGCATCGTCCAGGTCCAGGTGGTGCTGACCGACGGTTCGATCACCGAGGTGCAGGTCCTGCGCGCCCCGGCGACCAAGCCGACCGAGGAGGCGCTGCCCACGCTGCGGGAGGAAGCACTGAGCGCGCAGAGCGCCGACATCGACACGGTCTCGGGAGCGACCATGACCAGTGAGGCCTACGCCGAGTCGCTGCAGGCGGCTCTCGACGCGAAGGGCGCCTGA
- a CDS encoding 6-phospho-beta-glucosidase — protein sequence MKLTVVGGGSTYTPELIDGIAGRRSTLDVDEIVLVDPDAHRLEVVGEFSARLLAHAGHPAVVRTTGDLERGVDGAAAVLLQLRVGGQTARRSDETFPHRCGCVGQETTGAGGLAKALRTVPLVLDIADRVRAVAGEDTWIVDFTNPVGIVTRALLNRGHRAVGLCNVAIHLQRTFAGLLGVDHEHLRLDHVGLNHLSWERGVRVTGADGTVTDRLPELIEHHADAVAEHLDMPVDWLRRFGMVPSYYLKYYYSHDEVVEQQRTSMPRADVVTEVENELLKVYQDEDVVTKPEQLSQRGGAFYSEAAVQLVHALTGGGPAEEHVVNVRNDGTLPFLPDDAVIEVPSTVDGTGAEPLPVEPVEPMLAGLIAHVTAYENLALEAALHGGRERVANALLAHPLIGQYRQADLLADALIHENRDLLPWAKA from the coding sequence TTGAAACTGACAGTGGTCGGTGGGGGATCCACCTACACGCCGGAGCTGATCGACGGGATCGCCGGCCGCAGGTCCACTTTGGACGTGGACGAGATCGTGCTGGTGGACCCGGACGCGCACCGGCTGGAAGTGGTGGGGGAGTTCAGCGCGCGGCTGCTGGCGCACGCCGGGCACCCGGCGGTGGTCCGCACCACCGGTGACCTGGAGCGCGGGGTGGACGGCGCGGCGGCGGTGCTGCTGCAACTGCGGGTCGGCGGGCAGACCGCGCGCCGGTCCGACGAGACCTTCCCGCACCGCTGCGGTTGCGTCGGGCAGGAGACCACCGGGGCGGGCGGGCTGGCGAAGGCGTTGCGCACGGTCCCGCTGGTGCTCGACATCGCCGACCGGGTGCGCGCGGTGGCGGGGGAGGACACCTGGATCGTCGACTTCACCAACCCGGTCGGCATCGTCACGCGGGCGCTGCTGAACCGGGGGCACCGCGCGGTCGGCCTGTGCAACGTGGCCATCCACCTGCAGCGCACCTTCGCCGGGCTGCTCGGGGTGGACCACGAGCACCTGCGGCTGGACCACGTCGGGTTGAATCACCTGAGCTGGGAGCGCGGGGTGCGGGTGACCGGTGCGGACGGCACGGTCACCGATCGGCTCCCGGAGCTGATCGAGCACCACGCGGACGCGGTCGCCGAGCACCTCGACATGCCGGTGGACTGGCTGCGGCGCTTCGGCATGGTGCCGTCGTACTACCTGAAGTACTACTACTCGCACGACGAGGTCGTGGAGCAGCAACGCACTTCGATGCCGCGGGCGGACGTGGTGACCGAGGTGGAGAACGAGCTGCTGAAGGTGTACCAGGACGAGGACGTGGTGACCAAGCCCGAGCAGCTTTCCCAGCGGGGCGGGGCTTTCTACTCCGAGGCGGCGGTGCAGCTGGTGCACGCGCTGACCGGTGGGGGACCGGCGGAGGAGCACGTGGTCAACGTGCGCAACGACGGCACGCTGCCGTTCCTGCCGGACGACGCGGTGATCGAGGTTCCGTCCACTGTGGATGGTACGGGGGCGGAGCCGTTGCCGGTCGAGCCGGTGGAGCCGATGCTCGCCGGGCTGATCGCGCACGTGACGGCCTACGAGAACCTGGCGCTGGAGGCCGCGCTGCACGGCGGCCGCGAACGGGTCGCGAACGCGCTGCTCGCGCACCCGCTGATCGGCCAGTACCGCCAGGCGGACCTGCTGGCGGACGCGCTGATCCACGAGAACCGCGATCTGCTGCCGTGGGCCAAGGCATGA
- a CDS encoding IS30 family transposase: MGRRLSVELVAGFWSGVRAGLSVRAASRVVGVSHETGRRWFAQAGGVSANAKVPRPGSGRFLSLAEREEIAVGIARGESNTEIAARLGRDKSTIGREIDRTVGRMLGTEHAGTDAREHYRASVAHELARERGKRPKPAKLAVHRQLREQVQAGLNQKWSPAQISATLPEQFPDDPGMRISPEAIYQSLFVQARGALRRELATCLRTGRALRVPRNRARARAQASTLGSPIPISQRPAEAADRAVPGHWEGDLILGKNNASAIGTLVERTTRFVILLHLPDGHTAEHVRDAMIPAITALPQHLRRSMTWDRGNEMARHPDITLATHMPIYFADPSSPWQRGSNENTNGLLRQYFPKHTDLTTHTADDLATVAAELNNRPRQTLNWRPPARCLRELLSQPT, from the coding sequence ATGGGTCGTCGGTTGTCGGTGGAGTTGGTGGCGGGGTTTTGGTCTGGGGTGCGGGCGGGGTTGTCGGTGCGGGCGGCGTCGCGGGTGGTGGGCGTGTCGCACGAGACAGGGCGGCGGTGGTTCGCTCAGGCTGGTGGGGTGAGCGCGAACGCGAAGGTGCCCCGGCCGGGGTCGGGCCGGTTTCTGAGCCTGGCCGAGCGGGAGGAGATCGCGGTGGGGATCGCCCGGGGCGAGTCCAACACCGAGATCGCCGCCCGGCTGGGGCGGGACAAGTCCACCATCGGCCGGGAGATCGACCGCACCGTCGGGCGGATGCTGGGCACCGAACACGCCGGCACCGATGCGCGAGAACACTACCGGGCCTCGGTCGCGCACGAACTGGCCCGCGAACGCGGCAAACGGCCGAAACCGGCGAAACTGGCCGTGCACCGGCAACTGCGTGAGCAGGTCCAGGCCGGGCTGAACCAGAAATGGTCCCCCGCGCAGATCAGCGCCACGCTGCCCGAGCAGTTCCCCGACGACCCCGGCATGCGCATCAGCCCGGAAGCGATCTACCAATCACTGTTCGTTCAGGCCCGCGGTGCGCTGCGGCGGGAACTGGCCACCTGTTTGCGCACCGGACGAGCACTGCGGGTCCCGCGTAACCGGGCCCGCGCCCGCGCGCAAGCCTCCACACTGGGCTCGCCGATCCCGATCTCGCAGCGCCCCGCCGAAGCCGCCGACCGCGCAGTACCCGGGCACTGGGAAGGCGACCTCATCCTCGGCAAGAACAACGCCTCCGCGATCGGGACCCTGGTCGAGCGCACCACCCGCTTCGTGATCCTGCTCCACCTACCCGACGGGCACACCGCCGAACACGTCCGCGACGCGATGATCCCCGCCATCACCGCCCTGCCCCAGCATCTACGCCGCTCGATGACCTGGGACCGCGGCAACGAAATGGCCCGCCACCCCGACATCACCCTGGCCACCCACATGCCCATCTACTTCGCCGACCCCAGCAGCCCCTGGCAACGCGGCTCCAACGAAAACACCAACGGACTCCTCCGCCAATACTTCCCCAAACACACCGACCTCACCACCCACACCGCCGACGACCTCGCCACCGTGGCCGCCGAACTCAACAACCGCCCACGCCAGACACTGAACTGGCGCCCACCAGCCCGCTGCCTACGTGAACTACTATCCCAACCAACCTAA
- a CDS encoding ferredoxin reductase family protein, whose amino-acid sequence MAEFTTAGPPATALRPRTTAKLALSTLFLANVVVVTALFAASGPSSNALVSLGRLTGLYGALLMAFQLLLIARLPWVDRRLGMDRLTSWHRLLGFGLLWTLTGHAVFIVSGYAAVEGTGPIDQLGTLITTMEDVLRAVVALVLILLVGGLSARYARRRLAYETWHFVHLYTYLAVVLAFGHQVAVGESFVDSPAARAYWWTLWGAALAAVVAGRVALPLRRNLKHRFRVSAVVPESPEVVSVHITGEKLDELPVRAGQFFLWRFLSRDRWWQANPFSLSAAPDGRSLRLTVKAVGQGSAGLRGLRPGTRVFAEGPYGAFTTAHQTRENALLIAGGVGITPIRALLEEVRGHVVLLYRVRSETDAVLLEELTAIARTRGAVLRLLTGPSDQDGPAGPVLGPRNLAALVPDVTDRDVFVCGPPGMTRAALRGLKELGLPAAQVHAERFSLAG is encoded by the coding sequence ATGGCCGAGTTCACCACCGCCGGGCCGCCGGCGACCGCCCTGCGCCCGCGGACCACCGCGAAGCTGGCGCTGTCCACCCTGTTCCTGGCGAACGTCGTGGTGGTCACCGCGTTGTTCGCCGCCTCCGGCCCGTCCAGCAACGCGCTCGTCTCACTCGGACGGCTGACCGGGCTCTACGGCGCCCTGCTGATGGCCTTCCAGCTGCTGCTGATCGCCCGGCTGCCCTGGGTGGACCGCAGGCTCGGCATGGACCGGCTGACCTCGTGGCACCGCCTGCTCGGCTTCGGGCTGCTGTGGACGCTGACCGGGCACGCGGTGTTCATCGTGTCCGGTTACGCGGCGGTGGAGGGCACCGGCCCGATCGACCAGCTCGGCACGCTGATCACCACCATGGAGGACGTGCTGCGCGCGGTGGTCGCGCTGGTGCTGATCCTGCTGGTGGGCGGGCTGTCGGCGCGGTACGCGCGGCGGCGGCTCGCCTACGAGACCTGGCACTTCGTCCACCTCTACACCTACCTCGCCGTGGTACTCGCCTTCGGCCACCAGGTCGCGGTCGGGGAATCCTTTGTGGACTCCCCGGCGGCGCGGGCCTACTGGTGGACGCTGTGGGGTGCCGCGCTCGCCGCGGTGGTCGCCGGGCGCGTGGCGCTTCCCTTGCGGCGCAACCTCAAGCACCGGTTCCGGGTGTCCGCGGTGGTCCCGGAATCGCCGGAGGTGGTGTCGGTCCACATCACCGGCGAGAAGCTGGACGAACTGCCGGTGCGGGCGGGTCAGTTCTTCCTGTGGCGCTTCCTCAGCCGCGATCGCTGGTGGCAGGCCAATCCGTTCTCGCTGTCCGCCGCCCCCGACGGCCGATCGCTGCGGCTCACCGTCAAAGCCGTGGGCCAGGGCAGCGCCGGTCTGCGCGGGCTGCGGCCCGGGACCCGCGTGTTCGCCGAAGGCCCGTACGGCGCCTTCACCACCGCGCACCAGACCCGCGAGAACGCGCTGCTGATCGCCGGTGGCGTCGGCATCACGCCGATCCGCGCCCTGCTCGAGGAGGTGCGCGGGCACGTGGTGCTGCTCTACCGCGTCCGGTCCGAGACCGACGCCGTGCTGCTGGAGGAACTGACCGCGATCGCCCGCACCCGGGGCGCGGTGCTGCGGCTGCTCACCGGTCCGTCCGATCAGGACGGTCCGGCCGGGCCGGTGCTCGGGCCGCGGAACCTGGCCGCGCTGGTGCCCGACGTGACCGACCGCGACGTCTTCGTCTGCGGTCCGCCCGGAATGACCCGGGCCGCCCTGCGCGGCCTCAAGGAACTCGGCCTGCCCGCGGCGCAGGTGCACGCCGAGCGGTTCAGCCTGGCCGGTTGA
- a CDS encoding sensor histidine kinase, producing MTRWLGAWNRLRLGTRLAFALAALSLVVFAIVGMLTVGIMRDYLRDRLDDQLTSSQLDESEKLRKYPAKDPTPFYSWYSVAFNVRDGVATPKPEDRLPQEVDDLAQVARAATETEVIQTVHLRGEGDFRVRACPIDPATGTVLVSAAPEAELDSTVQQLIAVEVATFSLALAILVITGRIVLRRGLRPLSDMADTAHDITTRDLTDSPDLPVRATGTGGGVEVDELRTALNTMLAHIDSSLGARTAAEQRLRRFIADASHELRTPLTSIRGYADLFQYAAANEPAEREAHLAKLRQEAGRMSLLLDDLLLLARLDDAEVEAPLRREEVDLVELATAAGDAFRAAHADRELTVDADAGPIRLNADPLRLRQVLDNLLTNAAVHTPPGTSVTLVARATSAEAVLEVADTGPGIPAEDQARIFDRFYRVDRSRARERGGSGLGLAVVHSLVTAHGGTVTLASGPGTTRFTVRLPRTRNEGPR from the coding sequence GTGACGCGCTGGCTCGGCGCGTGGAACCGGCTGCGGCTCGGCACCCGGCTCGCCTTCGCGCTGGCCGCGCTCTCACTGGTCGTCTTCGCCATCGTCGGCATGCTGACCGTCGGCATCATGCGGGACTACCTGCGCGACCGGCTCGACGACCAGCTGACCTCCAGCCAGCTCGACGAGAGCGAGAAGCTGCGCAAGTACCCGGCGAAGGACCCCACGCCGTTCTACTCGTGGTACTCGGTGGCCTTCAACGTCCGTGACGGGGTGGCCACGCCGAAACCGGAGGACCGGCTCCCGCAGGAGGTCGACGACCTGGCCCAGGTGGCGCGGGCGGCGACCGAGACCGAGGTGATCCAGACCGTGCACCTGCGCGGCGAGGGTGACTTCCGGGTGCGGGCCTGCCCGATCGACCCGGCCACCGGCACCGTCCTGGTCAGCGCGGCGCCCGAGGCCGAGCTGGACAGCACGGTCCAGCAGCTGATCGCGGTCGAAGTGGCCACCTTCAGCCTGGCGCTGGCCATCCTGGTGATCACCGGGCGGATCGTGCTGCGCCGCGGCCTGCGCCCGCTCAGCGACATGGCCGACACCGCGCACGACATCACCACCCGCGACCTCACCGACTCCCCCGACCTGCCGGTGCGCGCGACCGGTACCGGCGGCGGCGTGGAGGTCGACGAGCTGCGGACCGCGCTGAACACCATGCTCGCGCACATCGATTCCTCACTCGGGGCGCGGACCGCGGCCGAGCAGCGGCTGCGCCGGTTCATCGCGGACGCCTCGCACGAGCTGCGCACCCCGCTGACCTCGATCCGCGGGTACGCGGACCTGTTCCAGTACGCGGCGGCCAACGAGCCGGCCGAACGTGAGGCGCACCTGGCCAAGCTGCGGCAGGAAGCCGGCCGGATGAGCCTGCTGCTCGACGACCTGCTGCTGCTCGCCCGGCTCGACGACGCCGAGGTGGAGGCGCCGCTGCGGCGCGAGGAGGTGGACCTGGTCGAGCTGGCGACCGCGGCCGGTGACGCCTTCCGCGCCGCGCACGCCGACCGCGAGCTGACCGTGGACGCCGACGCGGGCCCCATCCGCCTGAACGCCGATCCGCTGCGCCTGCGGCAGGTGCTGGACAACCTGCTGACCAACGCCGCGGTGCACACCCCGCCGGGCACCTCGGTCACCCTGGTCGCGCGGGCGACCTCGGCCGAAGCCGTGCTGGAGGTCGCCGACACCGGCCCCGGCATTCCGGCCGAGGACCAGGCCCGCATCTTCGACCGCTTCTACCGGGTCGACCGCTCGCGGGCCAGGGAACGCGGGGGCAGCGGGCTGGGGCTGGCCGTGGTGCACTCACTGGTCACCGCGCACGGCGGTACGGTGACGCTGGCCAGCGGGCCGGGGACCACCCGGTTCACCGTCCGCCTGCCCCGCACCAGAAACGAGGGACCCCGTTGA
- a CDS encoding MBL fold metallo-hydrolase, which produces MPDRLYFRQLLSGRDFAVGDPVATQMVNFAYLIGDRETREAVVVDPAYRVADLLDVLAADDMRLTGALVTHHHPDHVGGDMMGFSLPGLADLLALSPVPVHVNAEEKDWVKRVTGVSDSDLVGHDHDDLLEVGSIPVRLLHTPGHTPGSQCFLVGDDRLVSGDTLFLEGCGRTDFPGGDADAMYRSLQWLAGLSGDPVVYPGHQYSGAPSSPLSDVRRDNFVYRPRSLEEWRVMFGG; this is translated from the coding sequence ATGCCGGACCGCCTCTACTTCCGCCAGCTGCTCTCGGGCCGCGACTTCGCCGTCGGCGACCCGGTGGCCACCCAGATGGTCAACTTCGCCTACCTGATCGGGGACCGCGAGACCCGCGAAGCGGTGGTGGTCGACCCCGCCTACCGGGTCGCCGACCTGCTGGACGTGCTGGCCGCCGACGACATGCGGCTGACCGGCGCGCTGGTCACCCACCACCACCCCGACCACGTCGGCGGCGACATGATGGGCTTCTCGCTGCCCGGGCTGGCCGACCTGCTCGCGCTGTCCCCGGTGCCGGTGCACGTCAACGCCGAGGAGAAGGACTGGGTCAAGCGGGTCACCGGGGTGTCGGACTCGGACCTGGTCGGCCACGATCACGACGACCTGCTGGAGGTCGGCTCGATCCCGGTCCGCCTGCTGCACACGCCCGGGCACACCCCCGGCAGCCAGTGCTTCCTGGTTGGCGACGACCGCCTGGTCTCCGGGGACACGCTGTTCCTGGAAGGCTGTGGCCGCACGGACTTCCCCGGCGGCGACGCGGACGCGATGTACCGGAGCCTGCAGTGGCTGGCGGGGCTGTCCGGTGACCCGGTGGTCTACCCGGGACACCAGTACTCGGGGGCGCCCTCTTCGCCTCTCTCGGACGTGCGACGGGACAACTTCGTGTACCGGCCGCGGTCGCTGGAGGAGTGGCGGGTGATGTTCGGGGGGTGA
- a CDS encoding N-acetylglucosamine kinase gives MTSELVIAIDGGNSKTDVLLVDAAGNVLGEARGPGASPQNVGVAACVETLERLVLTALAGAGLSGDRPFGVHTSAYLAGLDLPLEEEILHDALAARGWSPSLAVGNDTFALLRAGTSGGTGVAVVCGAGINCVGVGPDGRVHRFPALGRISGDWGGGAHLGEEALWWAVRAEDGRGPWTALLPAVTAHFGVDSVVEVVHRLHFGRLPAHALNDLCPVLFDVAAGGDEIAQGVVDRLVEEVSVLAAVSLRRLDLTGGTPQVILGGGVLTGVAEPVIAEIERRCRKVAPHAEFRVVDVAPVVGAALLGLDAIGADVPAKERLRLLSGGVTPETRHDTDS, from the coding sequence ATGACTTCTGAGCTGGTGATCGCGATCGACGGCGGCAACAGCAAGACGGACGTGCTGCTCGTCGACGCGGCGGGGAACGTGCTCGGGGAAGCACGCGGGCCTGGTGCCTCCCCGCAGAACGTCGGGGTGGCGGCCTGCGTCGAGACGCTGGAACGGCTGGTGCTGACGGCGCTCGCCGGGGCCGGGTTGTCCGGCGACCGGCCGTTCGGCGTGCACACCTCGGCCTACCTCGCGGGCCTGGATCTCCCGCTGGAGGAGGAAATCCTGCACGACGCGCTCGCCGCGCGCGGCTGGTCGCCCTCGCTGGCGGTCGGCAACGACACCTTCGCACTGCTGCGTGCCGGGACCTCCGGCGGGACCGGCGTGGCGGTGGTGTGCGGGGCCGGGATCAACTGCGTCGGCGTCGGCCCGGACGGCCGGGTGCACCGATTTCCCGCGCTGGGGCGCATTTCCGGGGACTGGGGCGGTGGCGCCCACCTCGGTGAAGAGGCTTTGTGGTGGGCGGTGCGGGCAGAGGACGGGCGCGGCCCGTGGACCGCTCTGCTGCCTGCGGTGACAGCCCACTTCGGGGTGGACTCGGTGGTGGAGGTCGTGCACCGGCTGCACTTCGGCCGGTTGCCCGCGCACGCGCTGAACGACCTGTGCCCGGTGCTGTTCGACGTCGCCGCGGGCGGGGACGAGATCGCCCAGGGCGTGGTGGACCGGCTGGTCGAGGAGGTCAGCGTGCTGGCGGCGGTCAGCCTGCGGCGGCTGGACCTGACCGGCGGCACCCCGCAGGTGATCCTCGGCGGCGGGGTGCTGACCGGGGTGGCCGAGCCGGTGATCGCGGAGATCGAGCGCCGGTGCCGGAAGGTGGCCCCGCACGCGGAGTTCCGCGTGGTCGACGTGGCACCGGTGGTCGGCGCGGCCCTGCTGGGGCTGGACGCCATCGGCGCGGACGTCCCCGCCAAAGAACGACTACGGCTGCTCTCCGGCGGCGTCACCCCCGAAACCCGCCACGACACCGACAGTTGA
- a CDS encoding response regulator transcription factor — translation MNAQNPVKLLVVDDEPHIADLVATVAKYEGWQAVTAGSGEAALREAAGFHPDIVVLDIMLPDLNGFTVLDRLRESGTMVPVVFLTAKDGTADRIAGLTRGGDDYLVKPFSVEELMARLRAVLRRSTGPVWQHSVLRVADLTLDEDTREVRRGDRLVTLTPTEYELLRYLMRRSPGVLTKAQILDHVWEYDFGGKSNVVELVISHLRRKLDSEAEPLIHTVRGVGYVVRQAAR, via the coding sequence GTGAACGCGCAGAACCCGGTGAAGCTGCTGGTCGTCGACGACGAACCGCACATCGCCGACCTGGTGGCGACGGTGGCGAAGTACGAAGGCTGGCAGGCGGTCACCGCGGGCAGCGGCGAGGCCGCGCTGCGTGAGGCCGCCGGGTTCCACCCCGACATCGTGGTGCTGGACATCATGCTGCCCGACCTCAACGGCTTCACCGTGCTGGACCGCCTGCGGGAGTCCGGCACGATGGTGCCGGTGGTCTTCCTCACCGCGAAGGACGGCACCGCCGACCGCATCGCCGGGCTCACCCGCGGCGGGGACGACTACCTGGTCAAGCCGTTCTCGGTGGAGGAGCTGATGGCGCGGCTGCGGGCGGTGCTGCGCCGCAGCACGGGCCCGGTGTGGCAGCACTCGGTGCTGCGGGTGGCCGACCTGACCCTGGACGAGGACACCCGCGAGGTCCGCCGCGGCGACCGGCTGGTCACCCTCACCCCCACCGAGTACGAGCTGCTGCGTTACCTGATGCGCCGCTCCCCCGGCGTGCTGACCAAGGCGCAGATCCTCGACCACGTGTGGGAGTACGACTTCGGCGGCAAGTCCAATGTGGTCGAACTGGTCATCTCGCACCTGCGGCGGAAGCTGGACAGCGAGGCCGAGCCGCTGATCCACACCGTGCGCGGGGTCGGCTACGTGGTCCGCCAGGCGGCCAGGTGA
- a CDS encoding PPOX class F420-dependent oxidoreductase, whose translation MDPSDELRAFWAERHFPTLTTLRPDGLPHVVPVGVTVDEDFAVARVITFRASVKARNVRRGDVPAAVSQADGRRWSTLEGRARLLEDPDSVRDAEDRYAARYHRQPRPKPDRVVIEIHLTRHLGMR comes from the coding sequence ATCGACCCGTCCGACGAACTGCGCGCGTTCTGGGCCGAACGGCACTTCCCGACGCTGACCACCCTGCGCCCGGACGGCCTGCCGCACGTGGTGCCGGTGGGCGTGACCGTGGACGAGGACTTCGCCGTGGCCAGGGTGATCACCTTCCGCGCGAGCGTCAAAGCCCGCAACGTCCGCCGCGGCGACGTCCCCGCCGCCGTCAGCCAAGCCGACGGACGCCGCTGGTCCACCCTGGAAGGCCGGGCCCGCCTCCTCGAAGACCCGGACTCCGTCCGCGACGCCGAAGACCGCTACGCCGCCCGCTACCACCGCCAGCCCCGCCCCAAACCCGACCGGGTGGTCATCGAAATCCACCTGACCCGCCACCTAGGCATGCGCTAA
- a CDS encoding carbohydrate ABC transporter permease: MTATLGRAVAPPPAPPARRRPAGRGRRRWTALAFLAPALIGFLVFFGYPLIATVYYSFTRYDLVNAPEWIGFGNYVRMFTTEPLAGTAAWNTLWLVVVLTVTRVLFALGVASVIARLKRGVGLIRTLCYLPALAPPAAATLAFVFLFNPEFGPVNRFLRLLGIDGGLWFNDPAMSKPALTLLVLWGSGELMIIILAALLDVPQEQYEAAELDGAGPLRRFWHVTLPTISPVLLFGVVNSIIFALQFFTQAVVASGVASGSSDVAGNTKYIGAPQNSTLTYPVWLYVQGFRYFNMGYAAAMAVLLFVVSFSFTWILVRQLRKASAVEGGA, translated from the coding sequence ATGACCGCCACCCTGGGCCGCGCGGTCGCGCCACCCCCGGCCCCGCCCGCGCGGCGGCGGCCGGCGGGGCGCGGGCGCCGCCGCTGGACCGCGCTGGCCTTCCTGGCCCCGGCGCTGATCGGCTTCCTGGTCTTCTTCGGCTACCCGCTGATCGCCACGGTGTACTACTCGTTCACCCGCTACGACCTGGTGAACGCGCCGGAGTGGATCGGCTTCGGCAACTACGTCCGGATGTTCACCACCGAACCACTGGCCGGGACCGCGGCGTGGAACACGCTGTGGCTGGTGGTCGTGCTGACCGTGACCCGCGTGCTGTTCGCGCTCGGGGTGGCCTCGGTGATCGCCCGGCTCAAGCGCGGGGTCGGGCTGATCCGCACGCTGTGCTACCTGCCCGCGCTGGCCCCGCCCGCCGCCGCGACGCTGGCCTTCGTGTTCCTGTTCAACCCGGAATTCGGCCCGGTGAACCGGTTCCTGCGCCTGCTCGGCATCGACGGCGGGCTGTGGTTCAACGATCCGGCGATGTCGAAACCGGCGCTGACCCTGCTCGTGCTGTGGGGTTCGGGCGAGCTGATGATCATCATCCTGGCCGCGTTGCTGGACGTGCCGCAGGAGCAGTACGAGGCCGCCGAACTGGACGGTGCCGGGCCGCTGCGGCGGTTCTGGCACGTCACCCTGCCGACGATCTCGCCGGTGCTGCTGTTCGGCGTGGTCAACTCGATCATCTTCGCGCTGCAGTTCTTCACCCAGGCGGTGGTGGCCAGCGGGGTCGCCTCGGGCAGTTCCGACGTGGCAGGCAACACGAAGTACATCGGCGCGCCGCAGAACTCCACGCTGACCTACCCGGTTTGGCTGTACGTGCAGGGCTTCCGCTACTTCAACATGGGGTACGCGGCGGCGATGGCGGTGTTGCTGTTCGTGGTCTCGTTCAGTTTCACCTGGATCCTGGTGCGCCAGTTGCGCAAGGCGTCGGCCGTCGAGGGAGGTGCGTGA
- a CDS encoding carbohydrate ABC transporter permease yields the protein MVAVTERPLKPIERRRRSWDRRLQWVATHALGLALAIGFTMPVVFVLLTAVMADDQAMTASLWPAEWHFENFVEVFDKVPLLDYLVNSLTYSLLATLGILLSAIPAAYALAKLRFRGQNLFFMMTVAAMMLPPQVVVVPLYDLWVRLGLTGSLVPLIVPYFLFDAFSVFLLRQFFLTIPRDYLEAAKIDGCSEFGALVKVLVPMAKPGIAATAMFCFLFTWNDYFGPLLYTGENRDGWPLSLALASFRGMHHVEWNLTMAATALIMAPVIVLFAFAQKSFVRGITFTGVKG from the coding sequence ATGGTCGCGGTGACCGAACGGCCGCTGAAGCCGATCGAGCGGCGCCGGCGGTCGTGGGACCGCAGGCTGCAGTGGGTGGCCACGCACGCGCTCGGGCTGGCGCTGGCCATCGGGTTCACCATGCCGGTGGTCTTCGTGCTGCTGACCGCGGTGATGGCCGACGACCAGGCGATGACCGCGAGCCTGTGGCCCGCGGAATGGCACTTCGAGAACTTCGTCGAGGTCTTCGACAAGGTGCCGCTGCTGGACTACCTGGTCAACAGCCTGACCTACTCGCTGCTGGCCACGCTGGGCATCCTGCTCTCGGCGATCCCGGCGGCCTACGCGCTGGCGAAACTGCGCTTCCGCGGGCAGAACCTGTTCTTCATGATGACCGTGGCCGCGATGATGCTGCCGCCGCAAGTGGTCGTGGTGCCGTTGTACGACCTCTGGGTGCGCCTCGGCCTCACCGGCAGCCTCGTCCCGCTGATCGTGCCGTACTTCCTGTTCGACGCCTTCAGCGTGTTCCTGCTGCGCCAGTTCTTCCTCACCATCCCGCGCGACTACCTCGAAGCGGCCAAGATCGACGGCTGCTCCGAGTTCGGCGCGCTGGTGAAGGTGCTGGTGCCGATGGCGAAACCGGGGATCGCGGCCACCGCGATGTTCTGCTTCCTCTTCACCTGGAACGACTACTTCGGGCCGCTGCTCTACACCGGCGAGAACCGGGACGGCTGGCCGCTTTCCCTGGCGCTGGCCTCGTTCCGAGGGATGCACCACGTGGAGTGGAACCTGACCATGGCGGCCACCGCGCTGATCATGGCGCCGGTCATCGTGTTGTTCGCCTTCGCCCAGAAGTCGTTCGTCCGGGGAATCACGTTCACGGGAGTCAAGGGTTGA